A stretch of Brassica napus cultivar Da-Ae chromosome C6, Da-Ae, whole genome shotgun sequence DNA encodes these proteins:
- the LOC106404491 gene encoding titin isoform X4 — translation METGVVITQEPVFTKTSVEEAHAGVLLDHSTMDVDKVNLSTVLAEVVNGSGNKETEESKHEKEEVTKTISVSKIVKEKESETETDEQGTVFVHEPKNTDDAKIILTDATLEKGKEDETTQKQEEVSVENPVIEEGQTETKHSQKEETEISKAIEQIPTKTDEVEEEKDSITVETSVNGTEAEHNETVSVEEISRKGENIAKETPAEQDETETVNTVVKDPEIVNNEETTVHDLKENEDTVEAIKNSDDEEQVTREVTRDRDKEDDVIIHKEEEVQESLTVLETPTIEIKDTESKASKENEEHEQVLVRDIPQDDTLVLTNETVNTSTLQESAVLKTLETKSDETDAEPSLDLKEEEETVTPSDEVQETINVVIEPPKPSPEQRSKGTEEDEHVLGRNMPQGEAESLVTKEDRDQEKTDEFEVPIDLAMKVDREELMDEKKEADQAAGAQSLERGLALNESGAEEIPVINVESGEQMEKPSLESPSKVSEETRKTLDEQIKEKPEEEEEEVAQRQEGEEEGSYGAETVPVPESIELKEKAQEERILDLAPLQDEEIKSDEVLQVSSASPEGETLVESKKIEVIKANEEEDEEEEVPDKIQSILQTFDTEPVKSNEETTVHESLSLKDDDSDPVEAIKNSDDAEQASHEVTGDREKEEDITIHKAQEVQESLTVVETPTIQGEDIELKASKDSEEHEHVLVRDIPEEETLVPKAETVNTSTVHESSEPSLDLKEQEETVKTVTPSDEVQESITLMELPKLSPEQICKDTEEGEHVLGSSMPQGDMIITEAESLVTKENKEAIMDLKEQEKTEKLEEVTSDLALKVDKEKVMDEKKEADEVAGGRNMERGLELNESEAELVDQNITEETQEKLVESPSEETRKTLDEMIQEKPEEEVAPHQEAEERVSVPESREVKEKEKEERSLDLTPLQEESCLPTEKNEEEIKEQIHKHEPANEAVKSDEVIQVSYASPEGETVVEATKNEEQVVADKIQSILETVETVDTEPVKSNEDDIAESLNSAGEEIQTISKDGVNVQIDETAETSVNGTEDEHNATVLEEGISKNKESIVPETASEEIKNSDEAEENSDKEKEEDITTKEMQESRNLLLQEENTESESSKNTIEHAHLLVRDVPQIDTLVTEAEDVNTSSTVHKFESNEAEVVQETRKYIEPNFDLKEDQEKEEKETVISPDKVRPSDQVDDDVQTEESVEVKSKETLQVESTEEKHENLLDVPSGDSEKLHPSTVLVAETESQDTTEEIPSELVLKEELKDDKTEVDGTQVMGEQRDLEPHEPEAEQTDQTKTDEKVLVESVEKMQTASLELTSEEEEVTLQQEGSSVYGLEIKEEETLSVAERKDEESCLPKETTLQQESKEEYEPTNDQQGPVKEKSDEILKVSSEEDEGEIIVDAVKLANEEQVVEEIQRSLEPNEPEEQEQETVSETTEDEKVKKEEPIVQTLSEEDAIKSHLTEDAKKGDEETEGRDTQQGETIVNEAESVYTSTVQEAAVSNTLETNINESEEVHSPISGEGERQVTKEDTEPRLDLKEDKEQEEADTVILSDEVRIQSPYISDESQGREDSDEVKYKEKDAKLLDLPAEKMQRPSLESPSELSEETSKTFDEKIEEEVTLHQENEEIVTVRESSELEVQAKEEEEESCPTNEQKSETKEQMSEEDSTSAHQTPVEEKYDQASAAPLPQEREAEKIDDMTENEEEKVAEAVEPHSSILSPPEEAEKIEEDEEEKGKETEPMGDTGTGSSKMVEEEKLKQDKEILQAEEVPSSETQVMAVQLKREDNATTTTESHEEEATVALLTRDIETSLTDKFSIDQEEEEQANKESPRDELEGETQTRELEEENMVEKNDNETLIAETNKENEDKAVGLDASKTCTKQEEEFENLETPKVEDKSQEISESKGDQTPPSFISELEDQILKQIEEIHEEEEIKEAQQVVVDQTSSLVEEEETKESRKVEAPSVQNLPVEASHAHQTDDKTEKQVEEEIHQEETKPKESDETSTKVTKVEDEEDTKETDTQVADIVKGQSLSHAPEDACLEQEELRDLGTLQPGAVVEDQDSAVNENSSDEFTFSNSIGAAEHGDENSSTLLVVGILKELQTTLEEKERGINVSQEGYSSGNDLNSIKAEPETLEKSLVVEATPTSEIIEANMFQDSASRELEVNVEEQLQVETREIAVCKEETPADLSLTEVLHGEKIMIPSNQEEGKKQEDVNASTSEKISLQEEAHPRDFEVSKKEHSAEAQETVKEDDQTFDQEMNEVLTSEKKITEPLLSVAEKELNEEHVKSQAVSDDDTKSSNELDFPSEQIPKDQREEAEETSFEVKKVPEDKNEDTADALITSEKVQLQDQSKEIGQEKESTDLKYVQEDLDDERKDDGHDSLLAHKKDSDLIEEKKEVDYVKRQPEDAIKSTEEKNNMTEKVGQEATKEIYQEECKQADTATDIKEEIKEEEKETPENCLNSMKNTDDATEKTQPEIQEIEKLSSVSETQDKPPKQEDEVPSQQKREIADDVSKLENPKIAEEMQQKDGEEPARKSLSDLIQKVKVTDKTEVATTELRIDEEAKAEGEDEDGDEHKDDKTSPDSIVMVEAKDTANIIKTQKKSHGILSGVGSKVKHSISKVKKALTGKSSHTTKPSSPQ, via the exons ATGGAAACTGGAGTTGTCATCACCCAAGAACCAGTGTTTACAAag ACAAGTGTGGAAGAAGCTCATGCAGGAGTACTACTAGACCACTCAACCATGGACGTAGATAAAGTAAACCTGAGTACTGTTCTTGCTGAGGTTGTAAATGGTTCAG GGAATAAAGAAACCGAAGAATCAAAACACGAAAAAGAAGAAGTGACGAAGACTATTTCCGTTAGTAAGATCGtcaaagagaaagaaagtgaGACAGAAACGGATGAACAAGGCACAGTCTTTGTTCATGAACCCAAAAACACAGATGATGCGAAGATAATCTTAACTGATGCGACTTTAGAGAAGGGTAAAGAAGATGAAACTACCCAAAAACAAGAAGAg GTAAGTGTCGAAAATCCGGTAATAGAAGAAGGTCAAACAGAAACCAAACACTCACAAAAAGAAGAGACGGAGATCTCTAAG GCCATTGAACAGATACCGACAAAGACTgatgaagtagaagaagaaaaagattcaATAACTGTTGAGACCTCTGTAAATGGAACAGAGGCTGAGCACAATGAAACCGTTTCAGTAGAAGAAATCTCGAGGAAAGGTGAGAACATTGCCAAAGAAACACCTGCGGAACAAGATGAAACTGAGACAGTAAATACAGTTGTAAAAGACCCTGAGATCGTTAATAATGAAGAAACTACAGTTCATGACCTGAAAGAGAATGAAGACACAGTGGAAGCAATCAAGAACTCAGATGATGAAGAGCAAGTCACACGTGAGGTGACTAGAGACAGAGATAAGGAAGATGACGTCATCATCCACAAAGAAGAAGAG GTGCAAGAAAGTCTTACGGTTCTCGAAACGCCTACAATAGAGATAAAGGACACTGAATCCAAAGCTTCAAAGGAGAATGAGGAACATGAACAAGTGTTGGTGAGAGACATACCACAAGACGATACACTTGTACTTACAAATGAGACTGTAAATACTTCAACACTACAAGAATCTGCAGTCTTGAAGACTTTGGAGACGAAGAGTGATGAAACAGATGCAGAACCGAGTCTTGACctgaaagaggaagaagagaccGTCACACCATCTGATGAG GTGCAAGAAACTATTAACGTAGTAATCGAACCGCCAAAACCCTCACCAGAACAAAGATCCAAAGGTACTGAAGAAGATGAACATGTTTTGGGTAGAAACATGCCACAGGGTGAAGCTGAGTCTCTGGTGACCAAAGAAGACAGAGATCAAGAGAAAACAGACGAGTTTGAAGTTCCAATAGATCTTGCAATGAAGGTAGATAGAGAGGAGCTGATGGATGAGAAGAAAGAGGCAGATCAAGCTGCTGGAGCGCAGAGTTTGGAGAGAGGTCTAGCATTGAATGAGTCAGGGGCAGAGGAAATCCCCGTTATAAATGTAGAATCAGGTGAGCAGATGGAGAAGCCATCTCTTGAGTCTCCTTCTAAAGTATCAGAGGAAACAAGAAAAACCTTAGATGAGCAGATCAAAGAAAaacctgaagaagaagaagaagaagtagcaCAACGTCAAGAAGGCGAAGAGGAAGGTTCTTATGGAGCAGAGACAGTTCCAGTACCAGAAAGTATTGAGCTTAAAGAAAAAGCCCAAGAAGAAAGGATTCTTGATCTGGCTCCTTTGCAAGATGAAGAAATTAAATCTGATGAAGTTTTACAAGTTTCATCTGCATCACCTGAAGGTGAGACCCTTGTTGAATCCAAAAAGATTGAAGTAATAAAAGCCaatgaggaagaagacgaagaagaagaagtaccAGACAAGATCCAAAGCATTCTTCAGACATTTGATACCGAACCTGTAAAATCTAATGAAGAAACTACAGTTCATGAATCTCTAAGCTTAAAAGATGATGATTCAGACCCAGTGGAAGCAATCAAAAACTCAGATGATGCAGAGCAAGCCTCACATGAGGTGACTGGAGACAGAGAAAAGGAAGAGGACATCACCATCCACAAAGCACAAGAG GTGCAAGAAAGTCTTACGGTTGTCGAAACGCCGACAATTCAGGGTGAGGACATTGAATTGAAAGCTTCAAAAGATAGTGAGGAACATGAACATGTGTTGGTGAGAGACATACCAGAAGAGGAGACCCTTGTACCTAAAGCTGAGACTGTAAATACTTCAACAGTACATGAGTCTTCAGAACCAAGTCTTGACCTGAAAGAGCAAGAAGAAACCGTAAAGACTGTCACACCATCTGATGAG GTGCAAGAAAGTATTACGTTAATGGAACTGCCAAAACTCTCACCAGAACAAATATGTAAAGATACTGAAGAAGGTGAACATGTTTTGGGGAGTAGCATGCCACAGGGTGATATGATTATAACTGAAGCTGAGTCTCTGGTGaccaaagaaaacaaagaggCGATTATGGACCTGAAGGAACAAGAGAAAACAGAGAAACTTGAAGAAGTTACATCAGATCTTGCGTTGAAGGTAGATAAAGAGAAGGTTATGGATGAGAAGAAAGAGGCAGATGAAGTTGCTGGAGGTCGGAATATGGAGAGAGGTCTAGAATTGAACGAGTCAGAGGCAGAGCTTGTTGATCAAAACATAACCGAAGAAACACAGGAAAAGTTGGTTGAGTCTCCTTCAGAGGAAACAAGGAAAACCTTAGACGAGATGATCCAAGAAAaaccagaagaagaagtagcaccgcatcaagaagctgaagagagAGTTTCAGTACCAGAAAGTAGAGaggttaaagaaaaagaaaaagaagaaaggagTCTTGATCTGACTCCTTTGCAAGAAGAATCATGCTTGCCAACGgagaaaaatgaagaagaaataaaagagCAAATCCACAAGCATGAACCAGCAAATGAAGCAGTCAAATCTGATGAAGTTATACAAGTTTCATATGCATCACCTGAAGGGGAGACCGTTGTTGAAGCCACAAAGAATGAAGAACAAGTAGTAGCAGACAAGATCCAAAGCATTCTTGAGACTGTTGAAACAGTTGATACCGAACCTGTAAAATCCAATGAAGATGACATAGCAGAGAGCTTAAACTCG GCTGGTGAAGAGATACAGACAATAAGCAAGGATGGAGTGAATGTACAAATAGATGAGACTGCTGAGACATCTGTAAACGGAACAGAGGATGAGCACAATGCAACGGTTTTAGAAGAAGGGAtctcaaagaacaaagagagcaTTGTCCCTGAAACAGCTTCAGAAGAAATCAAAAACTCAGATGAAGCAGAGGAAAACtcagacaaagaaaaagaagaggacATCACAACAAAAGAG ATGCAAGAAAGTCGGAATCTTCTGTTACAAGAAGAGAACACTGAATCAGAATCTTCAAAAAATACTATTGAACATGCACATCTTCTGGTAAGGGATGTGCCACAGATTGATACTCTTGTAACTGAGGCGGAGGATGTAAACACTTCTTCAACTGTCCACAAGTTCGAAAGTAATGAAGCTGAGGTAGTCCAAGAgacaagaaaatatatagaacCGAATTTTGACCTGAAAGAGGATCaagaaaaagaggaaaaagagaCGGTCATTTCACCTGATAAG GTGAGACCTTCTGATCAAGTTGATGATGATGTTCAGACAGAAGAATCTGTTGAGGTTAAATCTAAGGAGACCCTTCAAGTCGAAAGCACTGAGGAGAAGCATGAGAATCTTCTTGATGTACCATCTGGAGATTCAGAAAAACTCCATCCCTCGACAGTCCTAGTAGCCGAGACAGAAAGCCAGGATACAACTGAAGAGATTCCATCAGAACTTGTGTTGAAAGAGGAGCTTAAGGATGACAAGACGGAGGTAGATGGAACTCAAGTTATGGGAGAACAGAGAGACCTAGAACCGCATGAGCCAGAGGCAGAGCAAACTGATCAAACCAAAACCGATGAAAAGGTTCTTGTAGAATCAGTTGAGAAGATGCAGACTGCATCTCTTGAGCTTacttctgaagaagaagaagtaacaCTGCAACAAGAAGGTTCTTCTGTCTATGGATTAGAGATAAAAGAAGAGGAGACACTTTCAGTAGCAGAAAGGAAGGATGAAGAATCATGCCTGCCAAAAGAAACAACGTTGCAGCAAGAGTCAAAAGAGGAGTATGAACCAACAAATGACCAGCAGGGTCCTGTAAAAGAAAAATCTGATGAAATTTTGAAAGTTTCATCCGAGGAAGACGAAGGTGAGATCATTGTTGACGCCGTAAAGCTAGCAAATGAAGAACAAGTAGTAGAAGAAATCCAGAGAAGTCTTGAGCCTAATGAGCCAGAGGAGCAAGAACAAGAAACTGTTTCTGAGACGACAGAAGATGAAAAAGTGAAGAAGGAAGAACCTATTGTCCAAACATTAAGTGAGGAGGATGCAATAAAAAGCCATTTGACTGAAGACGCaaagaaaggagatgaggagaCAGAAGGGAGAGACACGCAACAAGGTGAGACCATTGTAAATGAAGCTGAGTCTGTATATACCTCAACAGTCCAAGAGGCTGCAGTATCAAACACTTTGGAGACGAATATTAATGAATCAGAGGAAGTGCATAGCCCAATAAGTGGAGAAGGAGAAAGACAAGTGACAAAAGAAGACACAGAACCGAGATTGGATCTGAAAGAGGATAAAGAACAAGAGGAAGCAGACACGGTCATTTTATCTGATGAGGTAAGGATACAATCTCCATACATATCTGATGAGAGCCAGGGAAGAGAAGATTCTGATGAGGTCAAATACAAGGAGAAGGATGCAAAACTTCTTGATTTACCAGCTGAAAAGATGCAGAGGCCATCCCTTGAATCTCCTTCTGAACTATCAGAGGAAACAAGCAAAACTTTTGATGAGAAGATCGAAGAAGAAGTAACTCTGCATCAAGAAAATGAAGAGATAGTAACAGTTCGAGAAAGTAGTGAGCTTGAAGTACAAgccaaggaagaagaagaagaatcatgcCCAACAAATGAGCAAAAAAGTGAAACGAAAGAGCAAATGAGTGAAGAAGATAGTACTAGTGCACATCAGACTCCTGTCGAAGAAAAATATGATCAAGCTTCAGCTGCACCACTTCCACAGGAACGGGAAGCAGAAAAGATTGACGACATGACAGAAAATGAGGAAGAAAAAGTAGCAGAGGCTGTTGAACCTCATAGTTCAATTCTATCACCTCCAGAGGAAGCTGAGAAGatagaagaagacgaagaagaaaaagggaAGGAGACAGAACCGATGGGAGATACTGGAACAGGATCCTCTAAAATGGTTGAAGAAGAGAAGCTGAAGCAAGACAAAGAGATACTTCAAGCAGAAGAAGTTCCTTCTAGTGAAACACAAGTGATGGCGGTTCAACTAAAAAGAGAAGAtaatgcaacaacaacaacagaaaGCCATGAGGAAGAAGCAACGGTTGCACTACTGACAAGAGATATTGAAACTTCTTTGACTGATAAATTCTCTATAgatcaggaggaggaggaacaaGCCAACAAGGAAAGCCCCAGAGATGAGCTGGAAGGAGAAACACAAACAAGAGAGCTTGAAGAAGAAAATATGGTTGAGAAGAATGATAATGAGACTCTAATTGCAGAgacaaataaagaaaatgaagacAAAGCAGTGGGTTTAGATGCTTCAAAGACATGCACTAAGCAAGAAGAAGAGTTTGAGAATCTTGAAACCCCAAAGGTAGAGGACAAGAGCCAGGAAATTTCCGAATCTAAGGGTGATCAGACTCCTCCATCCTTTATTTCAGAACTAGAAGACCAAATTCTAAAGCAAATTGAGGAGattcatgaagaagaagaaataaaggAAGCTCAACAAGTTGTGGTTGATCAGACTTCATCCttagttgaagaagaagaaacaaaggaATCACGCAAGGTAGAAGCTCCGAGTGTTCAGAATCTTCCAGTTGAAGCATCACATGCACATCAGACTGAtgataaaactgaaaaacagGTTGAGGAGGAGATTCAtcaagaagaaacaaaaccaaaagaatcagATGAGACTTCAACTAAAGTCACAAAggtagaagatgaagaagatacaAAGGAAACTGATACCCAAGTGGCTGATATAGTGAAAGGACAAAGCTTATCACATGCTCCTGAAGATGCATGCCTGGAGCAGGAAGAGTTGAGGGACCTTGGAACTCTACAACCCGGTGCAGTTGTGGAAGATCAAGATTCTGCTGTGAACGAAAATAGCTCAGATGAATTTACTTTCTCAAATTCAATAGGAGCGGCAGAGCATGGAGATGAGAATAGCTCAACTCTTCTAGTTGTTGGAATCTTGAAAGAACTCCAGACTACATtggaggagaaagagagaggaatCAATGTTTCTCAGGAGGGTTACTCAAGTGGGAATGATTTGAATTCAATCAAGGCAGAACCAGAAACCCTGGAGAAGAGTCTCGTCGTGGAGGCAACTCCAACTTCTGAGATAATAGAAGCAAACATGTTTCAAGACAGCGCAAGCAGGGAGCTTGAAGTCAATGTAGAAGAGCAACTCCAAGTAGAAACTAGAGAGATTGCAGTGTGTAAGGAAGAAACTCCAGCTGATTTGTCACTCACAGAAGTGTTACATGGTGAGAAAATTATGATTCCATCAAATCAAGAAGAAGGAAAGAAACAAGAAGACGTAAATGCTTCAACATCAGAAAAGATAAGCCTACAAGAAGAAGCGCATCCCAGAGATTTTGAAGTCTCTAAGAAGGAGCACAGCGCAGAGGCTCAAGAAACTGTTAAAGAAGATGATCAAACTTTTGATCAAGAGATGAACGAGGTATTAACATCAGAGAAGAAAATCACAGAGCCTCTTCTGAGTGTAGCTGAGAAAGAAttaaatgaagaacatgttAAGTCTCAAGCCGTATCAGATGATGATACAAAGAGCAGTAATGAGTTGGATTTTCCTTCAGAACAAATACCAAAGGATCAAAGAGAAGAGGCTGAAGAAAcgtcatttgaagtcaagaaggtacCAGAAGATAAAAATGAGGACACTGCTGATGCTTTGATCACAAGCGAAAAAGTGCAGCTGCAAGATCAGTCCAAGGAAATTGGACAAGAGAAAGAGTCGACTGATCTCAAATATGTCCAGGAAGATCTTGATGATGAAAGAAAAGATGATGGCCATGATTCTCTTTTAGCACATAAGAAAGATTCAGACTTAATAGAGGAGAAGAAGGAGGTTGATTATGTGAAGAGACAGCCGGAAGATGCAATCAAATCCACAGAAGAG AAGAACAACATGACTGAAAAAGTTGGCCAAGAAGCAACAAAAGAGATCTATCAAGAGGAGTGCAAGCAAGCAGATACTGCAACTGATATCAAGGAAGAGATCAAAGAAGAAGAG AAGGAAACACCAGAGAATTGTTTGAACAGTATGAAGAacaccgatgatgccacagaaaAAACTCAACCAGAGATTCAAGAGATCGAGAAACTGTCTTCTGTCAGCGAAACACAAGACAAACCACCAAAG CAAGAAGATGAAGTTCCAAGCCAACAGAAAAGGGAAATAGCTGATGATGTTTCAAAGCTAGAGAATCCAAAGATTGCAGAAGAGATGCAGCAAAAAGATGGAGAAGAACCAGCTAGGAAGTCACTATCAGACCTCATCCAAAAAGTGAAAGTAACAGACAAGACCGAAGTTGCAACAACAGAACTTCGTATCGACGAAGAGGCTAAGGCAGAGGGAGAAGATGAGGATGGAGATGAACATAAAGATGATAAAACAAGTCCAGATTCCATTGTGATGGTTGAAGCTAAAGATACAGCTAACATcatcaaaactcaaaagaaatCACATGGCATTCTCTCTGGTGTTGGCTCAAAGGTCaaacattcaatttcaaaggtGAAGAAAGCACTCACTGGAAAATCTTCTCACACAACAAAGCCTTCATCACCACAGTga